A window of the Mannheimia granulomatis genome harbors these coding sequences:
- a CDS encoding class I SAM-dependent methyltransferase has product MKKEEVGHNFLARLGKTRLRPGGKLATDWLIANGDFNKEKKVLEVACNMGTTAIQIAKQFECQIIGVDLDEEALEKADQNIKENKVEHLVQVQRANATKLPFDDESFDIVINEAMLTMLPIEAKEKAIREYFRVLKPNGFLLTHDLLLDAEDAESVLTELREAISLTVTPLSKADWKQLFHHCGFRNVETFSGEMSLLSPKGLIHDEGVLGAMKIVGNALKPENREIFNRMYKTFNDPDKHLGFVAICSQK; this is encoded by the coding sequence ATGAAAAAAGAAGAAGTTGGTCATAACTTTTTGGCGCGTCTAGGCAAAACGCGTTTACGTCCGGGTGGTAAATTAGCAACTGACTGGCTAATTGCAAACGGCGATTTTAATAAAGAAAAGAAAGTGCTTGAGGTCGCCTGCAATATGGGGACAACAGCTATTCAGATAGCTAAGCAATTTGAGTGCCAAATTATAGGCGTTGATTTGGATGAAGAGGCGCTTGAAAAAGCGGATCAAAACATCAAAGAAAATAAAGTTGAGCATTTGGTGCAAGTACAACGTGCAAATGCGACTAAATTACCATTTGATGATGAAAGCTTTGATATCGTTATCAATGAAGCAATGTTAACTATGCTTCCAATTGAAGCAAAAGAAAAGGCTATTCGTGAATATTTTCGAGTTTTAAAGCCAAACGGCTTTTTGTTAACTCATGATTTGCTTTTAGATGCAGAGGATGCAGAATCTGTCTTGACAGAATTACGTGAGGCGATTAGCTTGACAGTCACGCCTCTCAGTAAAGCAGATTGGAAACAATTATTCCATCATTGTGGCTTCCGTAATGTAGAAACATTTTCCGGAGAAATGTCTTTACTATCACCTAAGGGCTTGATTCATGATGAAGGCGTTTTAGGTGCAATGAAAATTGTAGGTAATGCATTAAAGCCGGAAAACAGAGAAATTTTTAATAGAATGTATAAAACATTTAACGATCCTGATAAACATCTTGGATTTGTTGCAATTTGTAGTCAAAAATAA
- a CDS encoding AI-2E family transporter produces MFQMLQDWYQKRFTDPQIVVLLGILFIGFGIIYFFSDLLMPLLVALVFAYLLEWPIRFLTVRLKLPRTLSVTLILGGFIALLSFLGVVLLPSLWNQAVTFIQDLPSMFNLLNAWLQALPEHYPELVDYATLDSIVSKFKSHILGIAESLLTFSINSIISLVGLGIYAFLVPLMVFFLLKDKLVLMRSFSRILPENRRLATRVWFEMQQQIANYIRGKFLEIIIVGVITYIIFLFFGLRYPLLLSVAVGISVLVPYIGAVLVSIPVFLVALFQFGLSPDFYYVMLAFIISQLLDGNLLVPFLFSEAVNVHPLTIIIAVLIFGGLWGFWGVFFAIPLATLVKAVIQALPSNDTEVTSV; encoded by the coding sequence ATGTTTCAAATGTTACAAGATTGGTATCAAAAAAGGTTTACTGACCCACAAATTGTAGTGTTGCTTGGTATTCTATTCATTGGCTTTGGTATCATCTATTTTTTTAGTGATTTATTAATGCCGCTGTTGGTTGCTCTTGTATTTGCTTACTTGCTTGAATGGCCGATCCGTTTTTTAACGGTTAGGTTAAAACTCCCAAGAACGCTTAGTGTAACTTTAATTTTAGGGGGGTTTATTGCCCTACTCTCCTTTTTAGGCGTAGTGCTATTGCCTAGCCTATGGAATCAAGCTGTTACCTTCATTCAAGATCTTCCTTCAATGTTTAATTTACTGAATGCTTGGTTACAAGCCTTACCGGAACACTACCCGGAACTTGTAGATTATGCGACATTAGATTCTATCGTAAGCAAATTTAAAAGCCATATTCTAGGTATTGCAGAATCACTTTTAACCTTTTCAATTAATTCTATCATCAGTTTGGTCGGTTTAGGGATTTATGCATTTTTAGTGCCGTTAATGGTATTTTTCTTATTAAAAGATAAATTGGTTTTAATGCGCTCATTTAGCCGCATCCTACCGGAAAATCGCCGTTTAGCGACACGAGTCTGGTTTGAAATGCAGCAGCAAATCGCTAACTATATTCGTGGGAAGTTTTTGGAAATTATTATTGTGGGTGTTATAACCTACATTATTTTTCTCTTCTTTGGATTGCGTTATCCACTGCTGCTTTCTGTTGCTGTAGGGATTTCAGTTTTAGTACCTTATATTGGAGCAGTTTTAGTCAGCATCCCGGTTTTTCTTGTTGCTTTATTCCAATTTGGTTTATCACCTGATTTTTACTATGTTATGTTGGCCTTTATTATCAGCCAATTATTAGATGGAAATTTACTTGTGCCGTTTTTATTCTCTGAAGCGGTCAATGTTCATCCTCTCACTATCATTATTGCTGTACTTATTTTCGGTGGATTATGGGGATTTTGGGGGGTATTTTTTGCCATTCCTTTAGCGACATTAGTTAAAGCTGTTATCCAAGCTTTGCCATCTAATGATACAGAGGTAACTTCAGTTTAA